One region of Salinibacterium sp. TMP30 genomic DNA includes:
- a CDS encoding ABC transporter ATP-binding protein, giving the protein MGIDTFAESGADLELVGIHKRFPGFTAIEDLNLTIPAGSFFALLGPSGCGKTTTLRLVAGLEAPTAGRILLGGKDVTNQKSSQRPVNTVFQSYALFPHMTVLENVAFGLRRRKMADPLDKAHEMLRLVELDHLASRRPQQLSGGQQQRVALARAIVNRPALLLLDEPLGALDLKLRRQMQLELKTIQEDVGLTFLHVTHDQEEAMTMADTIAVMNKGRIEQMGAPQELYELPRTSFVANFLGQSNLFTGPVLGTTSTGVSVDVAGHAITVPIDRAHRTTGEVTIGVRPEKLTLHRSKPAHNADVNVMGPGRVIDVSFSGVSTQYLVEVPGAGTLVVFAQNMTFGSDVHEGDEVWVSWTMDHGFGLDDDPADAPRFAPDLDTRTIAAQHRLEGA; this is encoded by the coding sequence ATGGGGATTGACACCTTCGCCGAGAGTGGCGCTGACCTTGAACTGGTGGGAATCCATAAACGATTCCCTGGATTCACCGCAATTGAAGACCTCAACCTCACCATCCCAGCAGGCTCGTTCTTCGCCCTGCTGGGGCCGTCTGGGTGCGGAAAGACGACTACGTTGCGGCTCGTGGCCGGTCTCGAAGCTCCGACAGCGGGGCGGATCCTGCTCGGCGGTAAAGATGTGACCAACCAGAAGTCGTCGCAACGTCCGGTCAATACGGTGTTCCAAAGCTATGCCCTCTTTCCCCACATGACCGTGCTGGAAAATGTTGCTTTCGGCCTGCGCCGCCGCAAGATGGCCGACCCACTCGACAAGGCCCACGAGATGCTGCGACTTGTCGAGCTTGACCATTTGGCTAGCCGCAGACCCCAGCAGCTTTCAGGCGGGCAGCAGCAGCGGGTGGCGCTGGCCCGCGCCATCGTCAACCGCCCAGCGTTGCTGCTCCTTGATGAACCGCTCGGTGCGCTCGACCTCAAACTGCGTCGCCAGATGCAACTCGAACTCAAAACGATCCAAGAGGATGTCGGCCTCACTTTCTTGCATGTGACTCACGACCAGGAGGAGGCCATGACTATGGCCGACACGATTGCGGTCATGAACAAGGGTCGCATTGAGCAGATGGGCGCCCCACAGGAACTCTATGAACTGCCGCGGACGTCGTTTGTGGCGAATTTTCTCGGCCAGTCGAACCTGTTCACCGGACCTGTCCTCGGTACGACGAGCACAGGGGTCTCCGTCGACGTGGCGGGCCACGCGATCACCGTACCGATCGACCGGGCTCATCGCACCACCGGCGAGGTTACGATCGGCGTTCGCCCCGAGAAGCTGACCCTGCACCGCAGTAAACCCGCCCACAATGCGGATGTCAACGTGATGGGCCCAGGTCGGGTAATCGACGTCTCGTTCAGCGGAGTGAGCACCCAATACTTGGTCGAGGTTCCCGGCGCCGGCACGCTCGTCGTTTTCGCTCAGAACATGACGTTCGGCTCTGACGTTCATGAAGGAGACGAGGTGTGGGTCAGCTGGACCATGGACCACGGTTTCGGCCTTGACGACGACCCGGCGGATGCACCGCGGTTCGCGCCTGATCTCGACACTCGCACTATCGCTGCGCAGCACCGTCTAGAGGGTGCATAG
- a CDS encoding anti-sigma factor, protein MTARNDDLAAQSGAYALNALTEEERAAFEAHLAKSGETRTETTELSDTAVALGMAIDPVTPPPALKANLMAMIAQTPQLPREVETVDDAATASAQQPTSSAEAKAQARWFTRPATALAAVAAAIALIVAGGVVADSIGRTSLQETSFAAQQADQLVAINAASDSQRLVSTVTGGATATFVWSQELSSSVVIFDGLEQLSADQVYALWYIDSAGARPAGLMNASEDGTTWRVLEGEMAPGDVVGVTIEPKGGSDAPTTEPIVVFESA, encoded by the coding sequence ATGACCGCCCGCAACGACGACCTCGCAGCACAATCCGGTGCCTACGCACTCAACGCCCTCACCGAAGAGGAGCGCGCAGCGTTCGAAGCGCACCTCGCGAAATCTGGTGAAACCCGCACCGAAACCACAGAACTTTCTGACACCGCCGTAGCTCTCGGCATGGCCATTGACCCGGTCACACCACCGCCCGCGCTCAAAGCCAACCTCATGGCAATGATTGCGCAGACCCCTCAGCTTCCTCGCGAAGTCGAGACCGTGGATGACGCAGCCACCGCTTCGGCACAGCAGCCGACATCATCCGCCGAGGCCAAGGCTCAGGCGCGTTGGTTCACTCGCCCCGCTACCGCACTCGCAGCAGTCGCCGCGGCGATTGCCCTGATCGTCGCCGGAGGCGTTGTTGCTGACTCCATCGGCCGCACGTCGCTTCAGGAGACAAGCTTCGCAGCCCAACAGGCCGACCAGCTTGTAGCCATCAACGCGGCAAGCGACTCACAGAGACTCGTCTCAACGGTCACCGGTGGCGCCACAGCCACGTTTGTGTGGTCACAGGAACTCAGTTCCTCTGTCGTCATCTTTGATGGGCTTGAGCAGCTTTCCGCTGACCAGGTGTACGCACTGTGGTACATCGACAGTGCCGGTGCCCGCCCAGCCGGTCTCATGAACGCATCCGAAGACGGAACGACCTGGCGTGTGCTCGAAGGTGAAATGGCCCCCGGCGATGTTGTCGGTGTCACGATCGAACCCAAGGGCGGATCGGATGCGCCAACCACCGAGCCGATAGTCGTCTTCGAGAGCGCCTAA
- a CDS encoding copper resistance CopC family protein, whose product MTFLRTFARIVGAALLAAVLLVGAPLAASAHDQIIGQFPNENEVVEVSPDAITLEFTDDLMDITQLAMVVDADGTDWVSGPLQVDRRTATQPLLPELPEGSYQVRWRVVSSDGHPISGVFEFAVGRETPGATFGLEESAAEQADAATSSPADGSSAPVLSPLLVTTLIGAAIGIALFAGAIATRWFLTQRKK is encoded by the coding sequence ATGACGTTTTTGCGTACCTTCGCGCGGATCGTGGGGGCGGCCCTGCTTGCTGCTGTGCTCCTTGTGGGGGCGCCGCTGGCGGCATCCGCTCACGATCAGATCATTGGGCAGTTTCCGAACGAAAACGAGGTCGTCGAGGTTTCCCCCGACGCGATCACACTTGAGTTCACGGACGACCTTATGGATATCACCCAACTGGCAATGGTGGTGGATGCGGACGGCACCGACTGGGTGAGCGGCCCACTCCAAGTGGACCGCCGCACCGCCACACAGCCGCTGCTGCCGGAACTGCCCGAGGGCAGCTATCAGGTGCGGTGGCGTGTGGTCTCCAGCGATGGGCACCCGATTTCTGGTGTCTTCGAGTTTGCGGTCGGTCGCGAGACTCCCGGGGCGACGTTTGGTCTCGAGGAGTCAGCGGCGGAACAGGCAGACGCCGCCACATCATCCCCCGCAGACGGCTCAAGCGCACCAGTGCTGAGCCCACTGCTAGTTACCACCCTCATTGGTGCCGCAATTGGCATCGCCCTTTTTGCCGGAGCCATCGCCACGCGATGGTTCCTCACTCAACGAAAGAAGTAA
- the pstC gene encoding phosphate ABC transporter permease subunit PstC: MTSTAAHRIRAKQRPGDRLFSGTSLTAGALILAILAAVAAFLVVQGIPGIVADPEETTLLEGTNFWAYVGPLVFGTLWSAALALIMAVPIAIGIALFISHYAPRPLAATLGYIIDLLAAVPSVVFGLWGANVLAVGVQPFYAWLAENFSWIPLFAGPASGTGRTLLTASIVLAVMVLPIITAICREVFLQTPVLHEEAALALGATRWEMIKIAVLPFGRAGIVSGAMLGLGRALGETMAVAMVLSASNVITFDVISSINPSTIAANIALSFPEAYGLNVNVLIATGLILFAITLIVNTIARYIVNRRKEFSGAN, translated from the coding sequence ATGACCTCGACCGCGGCCCATCGTATCCGCGCGAAGCAGCGCCCAGGAGATCGCCTCTTCTCGGGCACCTCACTCACCGCTGGCGCGCTCATCCTCGCGATCCTCGCAGCCGTCGCTGCCTTCCTCGTAGTTCAGGGAATCCCAGGTATTGTCGCAGACCCCGAAGAAACCACCCTGCTTGAGGGAACCAACTTCTGGGCCTACGTTGGCCCCCTAGTCTTCGGAACCCTGTGGTCTGCAGCCCTTGCGCTGATCATGGCTGTTCCCATCGCAATCGGCATCGCGCTGTTCATCTCGCACTATGCGCCCCGCCCGCTCGCTGCAACCCTTGGCTACATCATCGATCTGCTTGCCGCAGTACCCTCAGTGGTCTTTGGCCTGTGGGGTGCCAACGTTCTTGCCGTCGGAGTGCAGCCGTTTTATGCCTGGCTCGCCGAAAACTTCAGCTGGATCCCCCTCTTCGCTGGGCCCGCCTCGGGAACCGGCCGCACCCTCCTCACCGCATCGATCGTGCTCGCCGTCATGGTGTTGCCGATCATCACCGCCATTTGCCGCGAGGTCTTCCTGCAAACTCCCGTGCTGCATGAAGAAGCGGCTCTCGCTCTCGGTGCCACACGCTGGGAAATGATCAAAATAGCGGTGCTTCCCTTCGGCCGCGCCGGCATCGTCTCTGGTGCCATGCTCGGTCTCGGCCGCGCACTGGGCGAAACCATGGCCGTCGCCATGGTGCTCTCGGCATCTAACGTGATTACGTTCGATGTGATCAGCTCCATTAACCCCTCGACCATTGCCGCCAACATTGCACTGAGCTTCCCCGAGGCCTACGGACTCAACGTCAACGTGCTCATCGCAACCGGCCTCATCCTCTTCGCTATCACCCTGATCGTCAACACAATCGCGCGCTACATCGTCAACCGCCGCAAGGAATTCTCGGGAGCGAACTGA
- a CDS encoding sigma-70 family RNA polymerase sigma factor encodes MLVVMSREADVSAHPEDPGASVSTPQDLLERVATGDQAAFSELYDQLAPRVFGLVKRLLRDHSQSEEVTQEIFLEIWQTATRFDANKGAAVSWILTMAHRRSVDRVRSSQSSRDRDVRIGIRDHNPDYDHVSETIEVRLEHERVEKAMSRLTELQRQAVSLAYYGGYSHSEVATMLKVPVGTVKTRLRDGMIRLRDELGVAS; translated from the coding sequence ATGCTGGTAGTTATGTCTCGTGAAGCTGATGTCAGCGCGCACCCCGAAGATCCGGGAGCGTCTGTCTCGACCCCACAAGATCTGCTCGAGCGTGTCGCCACCGGTGACCAAGCCGCATTCAGCGAGCTCTACGACCAACTGGCCCCCCGAGTTTTCGGACTCGTCAAGAGGCTCCTGCGCGACCATTCGCAATCTGAAGAAGTGACGCAAGAAATTTTTCTTGAGATTTGGCAAACCGCAACCCGATTCGATGCGAATAAGGGGGCCGCCGTGAGCTGGATTCTCACCATGGCGCACCGCCGAAGTGTTGACCGTGTGCGCTCCTCGCAGTCGTCCCGCGACCGCGATGTGCGCATCGGCATCCGTGATCACAACCCGGACTACGATCACGTTTCAGAAACCATAGAAGTCCGACTCGAACACGAAAGGGTAGAGAAGGCCATGTCCCGACTGACAGAACTCCAGCGCCAAGCTGTCTCCCTTGCGTATTACGGCGGCTATAGCCACAGTGAGGTGGCGACCATGCTCAAGGTTCCTGTCGGCACTGTCAAAACCCGACTACGTGATGGAATGATCCGCCTACGCGACGAATTGGGGGTGGCATCATGA
- a CDS encoding phosphate ABC transporter substrate-binding protein PstS: MNFKRLGTIGAIAIAGTILLSSCAPATDSGDNGEAPSELSGTLIGAGASSQQSAQEAWVAGFQTANNNVTVEYDPIGSGGGRDTFIGGGSQFAGSDRAFKDEEIAEDNFASCVPGTGILEIPAYISPIAIIFNLDGVDSLNLDAATIAGIFNGSITNWNDDAIASQNDGVELPDLAITAVHRADDSGTTANFTDYLSAAAPDVWTVGSIETWPTEFGGEGAPQTSGLVDAVTNGTGTIGYADASRAGDLGTVAVKVGDEYVPYSPEAAAAIVDASPFADGRGETDLAVNLDRASAESGVYPVVLISYLIACNEYASSDGVDLVKGYLSYIISDEGQSTAADAAGSAPISSKLFEKAQAAVDAIK; this comes from the coding sequence GTGAACTTCAAGCGTCTTGGCACCATCGGAGCCATTGCTATCGCAGGAACCATCCTCCTCTCCTCGTGCGCACCTGCTACAGACAGCGGCGACAACGGCGAGGCCCCGTCAGAGCTCTCCGGCACCCTTATTGGCGCCGGCGCATCGTCGCAGCAGTCAGCCCAGGAGGCCTGGGTTGCTGGATTCCAGACCGCAAACAACAACGTGACCGTTGAGTACGATCCCATCGGCTCCGGTGGTGGACGCGACACCTTCATCGGTGGCGGAAGCCAGTTCGCAGGCTCCGACCGCGCATTCAAGGACGAGGAAATCGCCGAAGACAACTTCGCTTCCTGCGTTCCCGGCACCGGCATCCTCGAGATCCCTGCCTACATCTCACCAATCGCGATCATCTTCAACCTCGACGGTGTTGACTCGCTCAACCTCGACGCTGCAACGATTGCTGGCATCTTCAACGGCTCAATCACTAACTGGAACGATGATGCAATCGCTTCGCAGAACGACGGTGTAGAGCTGCCCGACCTCGCAATCACCGCTGTGCACCGCGCGGATGACTCGGGAACGACAGCGAACTTCACCGACTACCTGTCGGCTGCAGCTCCCGATGTCTGGACCGTCGGCTCGATCGAAACCTGGCCCACCGAGTTCGGTGGCGAGGGTGCTCCGCAGACCTCGGGCCTCGTTGACGCAGTAACCAACGGAACCGGAACCATCGGCTACGCTGACGCATCGCGCGCCGGTGACCTCGGAACCGTTGCCGTCAAGGTTGGCGACGAGTACGTTCCGTACTCCCCCGAAGCTGCAGCAGCAATCGTTGACGCGTCGCCATTCGCAGACGGCCGCGGCGAGACTGACCTCGCAGTGAACCTCGACCGTGCATCCGCCGAGTCGGGTGTTTACCCTGTAGTTCTCATCAGCTACCTGATCGCGTGCAACGAGTACGCATCAAGCGACGGCGTTGACCTGGTCAAGGGCTACCTCTCCTACATCATCAGCGACGAGGGCCAGAGCACCGCAGCAGACGCTGCAGGCTCGGCTCCCATCTCGTCGAAGCTGTTCGAGAAGGCACAGGCTGCGGTAGACGCAATCAAGTAA
- a CDS encoding Dyp-type peroxidase, producing MSEPHEPDNSRGLTRRHLLWGGAAAAGAGAAGAAGIASIAEAPSVVAPSGSTDATAVHDAATFTPQPAFDGAVPFYGEHQAGIATPAQSHAIFIAFNLQPEVDGAALRRLMMVLTDDAARLTAGQPALADSEPELAIIPAQLTVTFGFGPRIVELAGASGPEWLRPLPAFGVDQLDSAYCDGDLLLQIAANDPLTVAHATRMLVKDSRSFAVPRWTQSGFRRAAGAENPATTMRNLFGQVDGSANPAPGTSEFDDTVWSTDVPSWLQGGTSFVLRRIAMDLDGWDKIDRPGREETIGRTLSTGAPLTGTAETDLPDLEAKDRLGFPVIPAFAHVRRAKDGAHGTKMYRRGYNYDDTVFAGDSSVSNSGLLFASFQADVDRQFVPVQKALDTLDLLNTWTTPVGSAVFAIPPGCLKGGYIGDTLF from the coding sequence TTGTCTGAACCACACGAGCCAGACAATTCGCGTGGACTCACGCGGCGGCACCTTCTCTGGGGAGGTGCCGCCGCGGCAGGCGCCGGCGCGGCCGGAGCTGCGGGCATTGCGTCGATCGCCGAAGCACCGTCAGTGGTCGCGCCGTCGGGCAGCACCGACGCCACTGCAGTGCACGATGCTGCTACTTTCACCCCACAGCCAGCCTTCGACGGCGCAGTGCCGTTCTACGGCGAGCATCAAGCGGGTATTGCCACCCCGGCTCAGTCACACGCGATATTTATCGCCTTTAATCTGCAGCCTGAGGTTGACGGGGCGGCATTGCGGCGCCTGATGATGGTGCTCACTGACGACGCAGCACGACTCACGGCGGGGCAACCAGCCCTCGCTGACTCAGAGCCCGAACTTGCGATCATCCCGGCTCAACTCACCGTCACGTTCGGCTTTGGTCCGCGGATCGTTGAACTCGCCGGCGCAAGCGGGCCTGAATGGTTGCGCCCGCTTCCGGCATTCGGCGTTGACCAACTCGATTCGGCCTATTGTGATGGTGATCTGTTGTTGCAGATCGCGGCGAATGATCCACTGACGGTCGCTCACGCAACCCGCATGCTGGTGAAGGATTCGCGCAGCTTTGCTGTTCCACGGTGGACGCAGAGCGGGTTTCGTCGTGCTGCTGGCGCCGAGAATCCGGCAACTACTATGCGCAACCTTTTCGGTCAGGTTGACGGTTCGGCAAACCCGGCTCCGGGCACTAGTGAGTTTGATGACACGGTGTGGAGCACCGATGTGCCGTCATGGTTGCAGGGTGGTACAAGTTTTGTGCTGCGCCGCATCGCCATGGATCTCGATGGCTGGGACAAGATCGACCGTCCGGGGCGCGAGGAGACCATCGGTCGCACTCTCAGCACAGGGGCACCGCTCACGGGCACAGCAGAAACTGACCTGCCCGACCTCGAAGCGAAGGATCGCCTAGGGTTCCCCGTGATCCCGGCGTTCGCGCATGTGCGTCGCGCCAAAGATGGTGCCCATGGAACGAAAATGTATCGTCGTGGCTACAACTACGACGACACGGTTTTCGCGGGCGATTCCAGTGTCTCGAACTCGGGTCTACTCTTTGCGAGTTTTCAGGCGGATGTCGATCGACAGTTCGTTCCCGTGCAGAAAGCTCTCGATACGCTCGACCTGCTCAACACGTGGACAACCCCGGTCGGCTCGGCAGTCTTCGCGATCCCTCCGGGTTGCCTCAAGGGCGGCTATATCGGAGACACCCTGTTTTAG
- the pstA gene encoding phosphate ABC transporter permease PstA → MTTTTPARPIENAYSAGQLPRWAPLVMLVSSLTTFVIIFMFLQAGQPASEFNIVGALLFGIVLYAVVLTTVSRLVEGHRRATDRLVTTLVALAFVIALLPLVSLIFTVVVNGSARFDVDFFTLSLRNVVGEGGGALHAIIGTLQMTLAATIISVPIGLMASIYLVEYGRGRLAQAITFFVDVMTGIPSIVAGLFAYSLIVLFFGPGVRVGIAGAVALSVLMIPVVVRSSEEMLRLVPNELREAAFALGVPKWLTVMKVVLPTSIAGITTGVMLSIARVIGETAPLLIAAGFTNNFNYSLFSDRMQSLPVFVYSSYISQGTDAQSYIDRAWAGALTLILIVMALNLLARIIAKIFAPKTGR, encoded by the coding sequence ATGACCACCACAACGCCAGCGCGCCCCATCGAGAACGCCTACTCTGCAGGCCAGCTACCCCGCTGGGCGCCCCTAGTGATGCTCGTCAGTAGCCTCACCACCTTTGTCATCATCTTCATGTTTCTCCAGGCCGGTCAGCCCGCAAGCGAATTCAACATCGTTGGCGCTCTGCTCTTCGGAATCGTGCTCTACGCGGTTGTGCTCACCACCGTCTCACGGCTCGTTGAAGGCCACCGCCGCGCCACCGACCGGCTCGTTACCACCCTCGTGGCGCTCGCCTTCGTCATCGCGCTGTTGCCGCTGGTCTCGCTGATCTTCACCGTTGTCGTGAACGGTTCGGCCCGCTTCGACGTCGATTTCTTCACCCTCTCGCTGCGCAATGTTGTCGGAGAAGGTGGCGGCGCTCTTCACGCCATCATCGGCACCCTGCAGATGACCCTCGCCGCAACAATCATCTCCGTGCCGATCGGCCTGATGGCCTCCATCTACCTCGTAGAGTACGGTCGCGGCCGTCTCGCCCAAGCCATCACCTTCTTCGTGGATGTCATGACCGGCATACCCTCGATCGTTGCTGGTCTCTTCGCCTACTCGCTCATCGTGTTGTTCTTCGGCCCCGGCGTACGCGTCGGAATCGCCGGAGCCGTCGCCCTCTCTGTGCTCATGATCCCGGTGGTAGTGCGATCGAGCGAAGAAATGCTGCGGCTTGTTCCCAACGAACTGCGCGAGGCCGCGTTTGCACTCGGTGTGCCCAAGTGGCTGACCGTCATGAAAGTTGTGCTGCCGACATCCATCGCCGGAATAACGACCGGTGTGATGCTCTCCATCGCCCGCGTGATTGGTGAGACCGCACCGCTGCTGATAGCTGCAGGTTTCACCAACAATTTCAACTACTCGCTATTCAGCGACCGCATGCAGAGCCTGCCCGTGTTCGTCTACAGCTCCTACATTTCGCAGGGCACAGACGCCCAGTCCTACATTGATCGGGCGTGGGCCGGAGCGCTCACCCTCATCCTGATCGTGATGGCACTCAATCTCCTGGCACGCATCATCGCCAAGATCTTCGCCCCCAAGACCGGTCGATAA
- a CDS encoding copper chaperone PCu(A)C, protein MNNTLNKFRILAVLAAGALALTGCSTTASSDGDDTAAVESAATTLTTSDMWVKAVDGGMTAAFGMIENPTDRDITVVSVSTSVSDMTELHETVENDAGEMVMRPIDGGFVIPAGGSLMLEPGGNHIMIMGVTDPILAGDDVTLTLTLDDGSTLEVTAPAKDYSGANENYEGGSGTNMDGDMDGDMEMNE, encoded by the coding sequence ATGAACAACACACTCAACAAGTTCCGTATCCTTGCCGTGCTGGCGGCGGGTGCACTTGCGCTCACCGGATGCTCGACCACCGCATCAAGTGACGGAGATGACACTGCAGCTGTCGAATCCGCGGCAACCACGCTCACCACGAGCGACATGTGGGTAAAGGCTGTCGACGGCGGCATGACGGCGGCCTTTGGCATGATCGAGAACCCCACCGACCGCGACATCACGGTGGTCTCGGTATCCACGTCTGTTTCAGACATGACCGAGTTGCATGAGACAGTCGAAAACGATGCCGGCGAAATGGTGATGCGCCCCATCGATGGCGGCTTCGTGATTCCTGCAGGCGGATCGCTCATGCTCGAACCTGGCGGAAACCACATCATGATCATGGGTGTCACTGACCCGATTCTTGCGGGAGATGACGTGACGCTCACTCTCACACTCGATGACGGCAGCACCCTTGAGGTCACAGCGCCCGCTAAGGACTACTCCGGCGCCAACGAAAACTATGAGGGCGGCAGCGGCACGAACATGGATGGCGACATGGATGGCGACATGGAGATGAACGAATAA
- the pstB gene encoding phosphate ABC transporter ATP-binding protein PstB — protein sequence MSKRIEVNDLDVYYSKFRAVEGVSLTIEPRTVTALIGPSGCGKSTFLRTLNRMHEVIPGAYVDGEVLIDGNNLYAPGVDPVSVRRQVGMVFQRPNPFPTMSIRDNVLAGVKLNNTRISKSDADDLAEQSLVGANLWQEVKERLDKPGSSLSGGQQQRLCIARAIAVKPDVVLMDEPCSALDPISTLAIEDLIEELKQDYTIVIVTHNMQQASRVSDRTAFFNIAGTGAPGKLIEYDDTTTIFSNPAIQSTEDYVSGKFG from the coding sequence GTGTCTAAGCGCATCGAAGTCAATGATCTCGACGTCTACTACAGCAAGTTTCGCGCTGTGGAAGGTGTCTCGCTCACGATTGAACCCCGCACAGTGACCGCCTTGATCGGCCCCTCCGGTTGCGGCAAGTCCACTTTTCTGCGCACCCTGAACCGTATGCACGAGGTTATTCCTGGCGCCTACGTTGACGGTGAAGTGCTGATCGATGGCAACAACCTGTATGCACCTGGCGTTGACCCGGTAAGCGTGCGCCGCCAAGTGGGCATGGTGTTCCAGCGCCCCAACCCCTTCCCCACGATGTCTATTCGCGACAATGTGCTTGCCGGTGTCAAGCTCAACAACACCCGCATCAGCAAGAGCGACGCTGATGACCTCGCCGAACAATCACTGGTGGGCGCGAACCTTTGGCAGGAAGTCAAAGAGCGGCTCGACAAGCCCGGATCGTCACTGTCTGGCGGGCAGCAGCAACGACTCTGCATCGCCCGCGCTATCGCGGTGAAGCCCGACGTTGTGCTGATGGACGAGCCGTGCTCGGCCCTCGACCCCATCTCCACTCTGGCCATTGAGGACCTCATCGAGGAACTCAAACAGGATTACACGATCGTGATCGTGACCCACAACATGCAGCAGGCATCACGCGTCTCCGACCGCACAGCTTTCTTCAACATTGCCGGAACCGGTGCGCCAGGCAAGCTCATCGAGTACGACGACACCACCACGATCTTCTCGAACCCGGCCATCCAGTCAACAGAAGACTACGTATCGGGCAAGTTCGGCTAG
- a CDS encoding spermidine/putrescine ABC transporter substrate-binding protein: MKSKPLPTDPMIRELIRHAQNAQIGRRTLLTGAAAGATGLALAACSTGTGELTAAPDESATNKKVRWDNWALYVDVDDAGGYPTIEAFEAQTGINVEYTEAVDDNNTYYAKVKDQLSLGKDIGADVVCLTDWMVARLIRFGYTQKLDRAKMPNLDNLLPSLQDVDFDPGREMSVPWQGGFAGIAWNKEQLPNGIKSVQDLWKPELKGRVGVLSEMRDTMGLIMLDQGVDISGKWGDDEFNAAIDEFSKQVSDGQIRNIKGNAYKEDLVNEDTLAAIVWSGDIVQLNAENGDKWDFVVPDAGGTLWNDNFMVPIGSSAKSNVEEMINYYYDPAVAAEVAAYVNYITPVVGAKEAAAAIDPELANNNLIFPDEQTLSNAFVFRGLDNSEEQKYNTAFQSVLLGAV; encoded by the coding sequence ATGAAGTCCAAGCCGTTACCCACTGATCCAATGATCCGCGAGCTGATCCGCCATGCGCAAAACGCTCAGATCGGTCGACGCACACTGCTTACCGGAGCCGCTGCCGGCGCAACCGGGCTCGCGCTCGCCGCCTGCTCTACGGGAACTGGCGAATTGACCGCGGCTCCCGACGAGAGTGCCACCAACAAGAAGGTTCGCTGGGACAACTGGGCGCTGTATGTCGACGTAGATGACGCGGGCGGCTACCCCACTATTGAGGCCTTTGAAGCTCAGACCGGCATCAACGTCGAGTACACGGAAGCGGTCGACGACAACAACACGTACTACGCCAAGGTGAAAGATCAGCTCTCGCTCGGCAAAGACATTGGGGCAGATGTTGTCTGCCTCACCGACTGGATGGTCGCTCGCTTAATCCGCTTTGGCTACACCCAGAAGCTTGACCGCGCGAAGATGCCCAATCTCGACAACCTATTGCCGTCGCTACAAGACGTCGACTTCGATCCGGGTCGCGAGATGAGCGTCCCGTGGCAGGGTGGTTTCGCTGGCATTGCTTGGAACAAGGAGCAGCTGCCCAACGGGATCAAGTCCGTTCAGGACCTCTGGAAGCCCGAGCTCAAGGGCCGCGTCGGTGTACTCTCCGAGATGCGCGACACAATGGGCCTCATCATGCTCGACCAGGGTGTTGATATCTCTGGAAAGTGGGGCGATGACGAGTTCAACGCCGCGATTGATGAGTTCTCGAAGCAGGTTTCCGACGGTCAGATCCGTAACATCAAGGGCAACGCGTACAAAGAGGACCTCGTCAACGAGGACACCCTCGCCGCGATCGTGTGGTCGGGCGACATCGTTCAGCTCAATGCCGAGAATGGCGACAAGTGGGACTTCGTTGTTCCCGATGCTGGCGGAACCCTATGGAATGACAACTTCATGGTCCCGATCGGTAGCAGCGCGAAGTCAAACGTGGAAGAAATGATCAACTACTACTACGATCCTGCAGTCGCCGCCGAGGTTGCCGCCTACGTGAACTACATCACCCCGGTTGTCGGAGCCAAAGAAGCAGCAGCGGCCATTGACCCTGAACTTGCAAACAACAATCTCATCTTTCCTGATGAGCAAACGTTGTCGAACGCTTTCGTCTTCCGCGGGCTAGACAACTCAGAGGAGCAGAAGTACAACACCGCGTTCCAGAGCGTCCTCCTCGGCGCAGTCTGA